From a single Larimichthys crocea isolate SSNF chromosome XIII, L_crocea_2.0, whole genome shotgun sequence genomic region:
- the LOC113747265 gene encoding homeobox-containing protein 1-like — translation MENQYPDEAKREEIANACNSVIQKPEAAILERHGIEVPSPSCHSNGEEGEMQEFADQVNHRFTEQGGQRSGSFKEQ, via the exons ATGGAGAACCAGTACCCAGATGAAGCCAAGCGGGAGGAGATTGCCAACGCCTGTAACTCTGTCATTCAAAAACCAG AAGCTGCCATTTTGGAAAGACATGGAATTGAGGTGCCAAGTCCAAGCTGCCACTCCAACGGCGAGGAAGGAGAGATGCAAGAGTTCGCTGATCAGGTGAATCATCGATTCACAGAGCAA ggaggtcagaggtcagggtcatTTAAAGAACAGTGA
- the LOC104937108 gene encoding growth factor receptor-bound protein 10 isoform X3 — protein MPSCSPDCCLFQAVEIVKVWSEDGAGKVVEIPADMTARDVCQLLVYKSHCLDDNAWTLVEHHPILGLERCLEDHELVVQVQASMSSDSKFLFRKNYAKYEFFRNPLNFFPEQMVAWCQESDGSIPQSQLLQNFLNSSSCPEIQGYLYLKEPGRKSWKKLYMFLRRSGLYYSTKGTSKEPRHLQLLSDLEDSNIFTIITGRKLHNAPTDYQFCIKPSKVRSDCKELKMLCAEDEQSRTCWMTAFRLLKYGIVLYQSYNVPQQRKSNLSPFSAPVRSVSENSLVAMDFSGRTGRVIDNPAEAQSAALEEGQTWRKRSQRMNVLGSPSTLHPSSLSTVIHRTQVWFHGRIMREEAHKMIIQQGQVDGLFLLRDSQSNPKAFVLTLCHHQKIKHFQILPCEEDGQVFFSLDDGATKFTDLIHLVEFYQLNRGVLPCKLKHPCTAVAL, from the exons ATGCCATCCTGCTCTCCAGACTGTTGCCTCTTTCAGGCTGTGgag ATTGTGAAGGTGTGGAGTGAGGATGGGGCCGGTAAAGTGGTGGAGATCCCAGCGGACATGACGGCCAGAGACGTCTGCCAGCTCCTGGTCTACAAGAGCCACTGTTTAGATGACAACGCCTGGACGCTGGTGGAGCACCACCCCATCCTTGGTCTTG AGAGATGTCTGGAGGACCACGAGCTGGTGGTTCAGGTTCAAGCCTCCATGAGCAGCGACAGTAAATTCCTCTTCAGGAAGAACTATGCCAAATATGAATTCTTCAGGAATCCCCTG AACTTTTTTCCAGAGCAGATGGTGGCTTGGTGTCAGGAGTCTGATGGCTCAATCCCTCAGTCACAGCTCTTACAG aaCTTTTTGAACTCCAGCAGCTGTCCAGAGATCCAGGGCTATTTGTACTTGAAGGAGCCTGGACGCAAGTCCTGGAAGAAGCTCTACATGTTCCTGCGACGCTCCGGGCTCTACTACTCGACTAAAGGAACATCCAAG GAGCCTCGGCAccttcagctgctgtcagatcTGGAGGACAGTaacatcttcaccatcatcacagGCAGAAAACTCCACAACGCTCCCACAGACTACCAGTTCTGCATCAAG CCCAGTAAAGTGAGAAGTGACTGTAAGGAGCTAAAGATGCTGTGTGCCGAGGACGAACAGAGCAGGACCTGCTGGATGACCGCCTTCAGACTGCTCAAA TATGGGATTGTACTGTATCAGAGCTACAACGTTCCCCAGCAGAGGAAGTCTAACCTCTCGCCTTTCTCAGCGCCTGTG CGGAGTGTATCCGAGAACTCCCTGGTCGCCATGGACTTCTCCGGACGGACCGGTCGCGTGATCGACAACCCCGCCGAGGCCCAGAGCGCTGCCCTGGAGGAGGGACAGACCTGGAGG aagCGGAGCCAGCGTATGAATGTCCTGGGGAGTCCCAGCACCCTGCACCCATCCTCTCTGAGCACAG TGATCCACAGGACACAGGTATGGTTTCATGGTCGCATCATGAGAGAGGAAGCCCACAAAATGATCATACAACAAGGCCAAGTAGACGG ATTATTCCTGTTGCGGGACAGTCAGAGTAATCCCAAGGCATTCGTGCTCACCTTGTGCCACCACCAGAAGATCAAGCACTTCCAGATCCTACCG TGCGAGGAGGACGGTCAGGTGTTCTTCAGCCTCGACGACGGCGCCACCAAGTTCACCGACCTGATCCACCTGGTGGAGTTTTACCAGCTCAACAGAGGAGTGCTGCCCTGCAAGCTCAAACACCCCTGCACCGCCGTGGCCTTGTGA
- the LOC104937108 gene encoding growth factor receptor-bound protein 10 isoform X4, translating to MEIVKVWSEDGAGKVVEIPADMTARDVCQLLVYKSHCLDDNAWTLVEHHPILGLERCLEDHELVVQVQASMSSDSKFLFRKNYAKYEFFRNPLNFFPEQMVAWCQESDGSIPQSQLLQNFLNSSSCPEIQGYLYLKEPGRKSWKKLYMFLRRSGLYYSTKGTSKEPRHLQLLSDLEDSNIFTIITGRKLHNAPTDYQFCIKPSKVRSDCKELKMLCAEDEQSRTCWMTAFRLLKYGIVLYQSYNVPQQRKSNLSPFSAPVRSVSENSLVAMDFSGRTGRVIDNPAEAQSAALEEGQTWRKRSQRMNVLGSPSTLHPSSLSTVIHRTQVWFHGRIMREEAHKMIIQQGQVDGLFLLRDSQSNPKAFVLTLCHHQKIKHFQILPCEEDGQVFFSLDDGATKFTDLIHLVEFYQLNRGVLPCKLKHPCTAVAL from the exons ATGGAG ATTGTGAAGGTGTGGAGTGAGGATGGGGCCGGTAAAGTGGTGGAGATCCCAGCGGACATGACGGCCAGAGACGTCTGCCAGCTCCTGGTCTACAAGAGCCACTGTTTAGATGACAACGCCTGGACGCTGGTGGAGCACCACCCCATCCTTGGTCTTG AGAGATGTCTGGAGGACCACGAGCTGGTGGTTCAGGTTCAAGCCTCCATGAGCAGCGACAGTAAATTCCTCTTCAGGAAGAACTATGCCAAATATGAATTCTTCAGGAATCCCCTG AACTTTTTTCCAGAGCAGATGGTGGCTTGGTGTCAGGAGTCTGATGGCTCAATCCCTCAGTCACAGCTCTTACAG aaCTTTTTGAACTCCAGCAGCTGTCCAGAGATCCAGGGCTATTTGTACTTGAAGGAGCCTGGACGCAAGTCCTGGAAGAAGCTCTACATGTTCCTGCGACGCTCCGGGCTCTACTACTCGACTAAAGGAACATCCAAG GAGCCTCGGCAccttcagctgctgtcagatcTGGAGGACAGTaacatcttcaccatcatcacagGCAGAAAACTCCACAACGCTCCCACAGACTACCAGTTCTGCATCAAG CCCAGTAAAGTGAGAAGTGACTGTAAGGAGCTAAAGATGCTGTGTGCCGAGGACGAACAGAGCAGGACCTGCTGGATGACCGCCTTCAGACTGCTCAAA TATGGGATTGTACTGTATCAGAGCTACAACGTTCCCCAGCAGAGGAAGTCTAACCTCTCGCCTTTCTCAGCGCCTGTG CGGAGTGTATCCGAGAACTCCCTGGTCGCCATGGACTTCTCCGGACGGACCGGTCGCGTGATCGACAACCCCGCCGAGGCCCAGAGCGCTGCCCTGGAGGAGGGACAGACCTGGAGG aagCGGAGCCAGCGTATGAATGTCCTGGGGAGTCCCAGCACCCTGCACCCATCCTCTCTGAGCACAG TGATCCACAGGACACAGGTATGGTTTCATGGTCGCATCATGAGAGAGGAAGCCCACAAAATGATCATACAACAAGGCCAAGTAGACGG ATTATTCCTGTTGCGGGACAGTCAGAGTAATCCCAAGGCATTCGTGCTCACCTTGTGCCACCACCAGAAGATCAAGCACTTCCAGATCCTACCG TGCGAGGAGGACGGTCAGGTGTTCTTCAGCCTCGACGACGGCGCCACCAAGTTCACCGACCTGATCCACCTGGTGGAGTTTTACCAGCTCAACAGAGGAGTGCTGCCCTGCAAGCTCAAACACCCCTGCACCGCCGTGGCCTTGTGA
- the LOC113747345 gene encoding wiskott-Aldrich syndrome protein family member 2-like: MPPSGPPPAPRDLFGDLPLLDLPPLDLPPLDLPPLDLPEPDLDLPPPDLLFGDLPALDLPALDALADVLAFVREDGALFFVWRDEDELSIPSDGEDGDPGFIYSDEDEGSISSDEEDGDPTSSLR, from the exons ATGCCTCCTTCCGGACCGCCCCCCGCTCCGAGGGACCTGTTTGGAGACCTGCCCCTGCTGGACCTGCCTCCGCTGGACCTGCCCCCGCTGGACCTGCCCCCGCTGGACCTGCCGGAGCCGGACCTGGACCTGCCTCCGCCGGACCTGCTGTTTGGAGACCTGCCTGCGCTGGACCTGCCTGCGCTGGACGCTCTTGCGG atgtcCTCGCCTTCGTGAGAGAGGATGGTGCTCTTTTCTTCGTTTGGAGGGATGAAGACGAGCTCTCCATTCcttctgacggagaggatggtgaccccgGCTTCATCTATTCAGATGAAGACGAGGGCTCCATCTCTTCTGACGAAGAGGATGGTGACCCGACTTCTTCTCTTAGATGA